A single window of Apodemus sylvaticus chromosome 4, mApoSyl1.1, whole genome shotgun sequence DNA harbors:
- the Sptssb gene encoding serine palmitoyltransferase small subunit B isoform X2, which translates to MDFKRVKEYLAWLYYQYQIITCCAVMEPWEQSMLNTILLTIVAMVVYTAYVFIPIHILPGV; encoded by the exons ATGGATTTCAAGCGTGTGAAGGAGTATCTTGCCTGGCTCTACTATCAGTATCAAATCATCACCTGCTGTGCAGTCATGGAGCCTTGGGAGCAGTCCATGCTCAACACCATCTTGCTAACCATTGTTGCTATGGTGGTCTACACTGCCTACGTCTTTATCCCCATCCAC ATCCTGCCTGGAGTATGA
- the Sptssb gene encoding serine palmitoyltransferase small subunit B isoform X1: MDFKRVKEYLAWLYYQYQIITCCAVMEPWEQSMLNTILLTIVAMVVYTAYVFIPIHIRLAWEFFSKICGYDSSVSS, translated from the coding sequence ATGGATTTCAAGCGTGTGAAGGAGTATCTTGCCTGGCTCTACTATCAGTATCAAATCATCACCTGCTGTGCAGTCATGGAGCCTTGGGAGCAGTCCATGCTCAACACCATCTTGCTAACCATTGTTGCTATGGTGGTCTACACTGCCTACGTCTTTATCCCCATCCACATCCGCCTGGCTTGGGAATTTTTCTCCAAAATATGTGGATACGACAGTTCAGTTTCTAGCTGA